In Gemmatimonadota bacterium, the sequence CGTAGAAGGTGCCGGTGGGGTAGTCGCCGAAGGCGGCCGGCGGGCTGTACGCCGCGAAGGGCATGAGCGGCCGGAGGAAGGCCGGGGTCTCGATCACCTCGAGCGGCTGCGGCGGCAGGGTGACGAGGTCGCGCGCCTCGAGGAAGTGCCGGGCCCGCTCCACGGTGTCGCGGAAGGCGCCGACCAGGTCGGGGCCCGGCGCGGACTGCACCCGGAGCCGCTCCACCACCGTCTGCCACGGGACCCGCGGGTCGATCTGCGCGGCGAGCGTCCGCACCTCGGCCGCGGCCTCGTCGGCGAGGTGCATGCCGTAGCGATACAGCTCGGGCGCCCCCGCGCGCAGGGCGTGCTCGTGGTGCAGCCGGCGGTTGAACTGGTCCTCGCCGATGGCAAACGAGAGGTCGTCGTGGTGGGCGGCGAGGTCGCCGCCGAGGGCCATGGAGAAGCGGGTGAGGGCGCCCTCCGCCTCGCTCAGCGCGTCGTCGGCGGGGCCGGCCAGCTCGGGGTCGCTGTCGCGCACCGTGCCCGCCACGTCGGCCAGCAGCCGGGGCCCCACGGCGGCGAGCTGGCTCGCCGTCTCCAGGAATACCCGCGGCGGGTCCTTGAGGGTCTCGCGCGCGGCGCGCAGGTAGGCGGGGGTGGCCTTGAGGCGGCCGAGCAGGGCGAGGCCGCGTTCGCGGGTGTGGCCGTTGCGGCGGCGCAGCAGCGACTGGAAGGCGCCGTAGAGGTGGCCGAGCCAGAAGCTCGGGTCGTGGACGTGGGGGCGCTCCCGCTCGAACCGCGCAATGGTGATCCGCACCTCGTCGAGGAAGGCGGTGCGGTCGATCTCCTCCTGCGGATCCTCGACCTCGATCTGCTCCGCCGCCGCCGCGATGGCCTTGAAGGCCACCAGGTGCTCCCGCATCCGGTCCAGGGAGTAGTCGGCCAGGCGGTGGTCGTGCGCGGTGACCCCCTGGCCGCTGGCGGCGGCGGGGTCGAAGTGCCAGCGAAGGTCGAGGTAGCCCTGGAAGAGGTCGGCGGTGGCGCTCATGGATGGGCCTAAGGCTACACCGGAGGGGGCCGTCGGGGAACGGGCCGGGGAGCCGGCCCGGCCTGCGCCGGACCGGCTCCCCGGACGTGCCGCGCGGGCCCCTCAGCTGGCGCCGGTGACCTCGGAATCATCACCGAGCGTGGTGCTCCCCTTGAAGCCACGCACCGCGACGCGGTCGCCGAGCATGGAGTGGCGCAGGGTGCTGTCGAGGATGCTGCCCCGCTCGCCGACGATGGTGTGCTCCAGCCGGCTGTTGACCACCCGGGTGCCGGCCTCGAGGGTCACATTCGGGCCGATGGTGCTGTGCTCGATGGTGACGCCGTCCTGGATGAGCACCGGGTCGTGGATGGTGACGCCGGGGAACTCCCGCCGCCGGGCCGAGCCCTGCCGGAGCAGGATCTCGTTGGTCTCGAGCAGCGTGTCGAGCTTGCCGCAGTCGTACCAGCCGCCCACCTCGGCGGTGAGGATCTTCCGGCCGTGGTCGATCATGTGCTGGAAGGCGTCGGTCAGGTAGAACTCGCCCTTGTTGGCCGGGCTCTGCAGCACGTGGTCGATCCCCTGCCACAGCGCGGCGGTGTCCTTGATGTAGTAGAGCCCGATGTTGGCCAGCTTGGAGATCGGGGTGGAGGGCTTCTCGACGATCTTCGTCATGAAGCCGTCCCCGTCGGTCACCACCACGCCGAAGCGCTGGTAGTCCTCGACCTCCTTGGCCCAGATGATCCCGTCGGCGGTGGTGCGGTTGATCAGCGTGAGGTCGGCCTCGAAGACCGTGTCGACGAAGATGATCAGCACCGGCTCCTTCACGTAGGGCCGCGCCAGGTTGATGGCCCCGGCGGTGCCGTCCTGGACCCGCTGCTCGATGAACCGGCTGGGGTACTTGTAGTGGGCGCGGGCGTACTGCTCCACCTGCTCCTTGAGGTGGCCCGTGATATAGATGATCTCGGAGACGGACAGGCCCGCGAGCTTGTCCATCACCCAGTCCATCACCGGCCGCCCCGCCACCTTGAGCATGGGCTTGGGCACCAGGTGGGTGTGCGGGCGGAGGCGGGTCCCCTTGCCGGCCAGGGGGATGATCACCTGCATCGTCGTCAGCTCCTTCCGTAGCGGTCCTGGAGGCGGACCAGGTCGTCCAGCTCTGGGCTGGAGGCTTCGAGCACGTCGGTGTCCACCACGGCTTCGATCTGGTGGATCAGGGTGGGCGGGATGTGCACCGACTCGCCGGCCTTGAAGGGCCGCGCGAGGAGAGTGTCCCCCGGCTGGGTGCGCAGGATCAGTTCGCCGGAGAGGACGTGCATGGTCTCGTCCTTCCGGTTGTGGTACTGCAGGCTCAGGACGTGCCCGGCCTTCACGTGGAGGATCTTGCCCACGTACTTGTCGGTGCGGGCCCAGACCAGTTCATAGCCCCACGGCTTGTCCACGCGGTACGGCACCTCGGCCATCAGCCCTCCAGGGGGTGCAGCAGGAATGAGGACGGTCGGGTGATGCAGGCGCGGACGCAGACCCCGCACCCCACGCAACCCTCCGCCTTGAGCACCGGGTGCCCATCGGCATCGATGGCCAGGGCGCGCTCCCCGACCGGGCAGGCGTCGGCGCAGGCGCGGCAGGGCGTCCCGGCAAAGGTCACGCAGCGCTCCGGGACCAGTTCCAGCGCCGCCAGACGATACCCAGCCCACCCCTGCGGCGGCAGGGTCAGGGCGTCGGTGGGGCAGGCCGCCACGCAGGGCATGGTCTCGCAGACGGTGCAGGCCTGCAGCTCGGGATCGATGTAGGGCGTCCCCGCCCCGAACCCGGAGGAGGCCGGCACCTTCCGCAGCGCGAACGGCGGGCAGGCGCTGATGCACTCGCCGCAGCGGGTGCAGGCGGCCAGGAACGCCATCTCCGGCAGTGCCCCGGGCGGCCGCAGGTGCCGTTCCGGCGACACCCTCCGCTCCGCCTTCTCCACGACATCCTCCAGCCACTTGCCGAAGGTGCCGCGGAAGAGCGCGCGGCGGTCGGAGAAGTCCGGCAGGCCGGGGATCAGCACGGGCCGCCGAGCCGCCGAGCCACGATCAGAACGCCGGCGTGAAGCTGAAGGTCCACCGGAAGCCCGCCTTGTCCGATCCCGGGTGGGTGTCCTGCGCCAGCGCGGGACGGTTGACCAGCAGCGGCAGGTCGACCCGGGTGGTGAACCGGGTCTGGCCGATGCGATGGTCGATCCGCAGCCCGATGCCCGCGTCGGCCAGCAGCCGGTCCGCGGCCCGGTCATCGAAGGTGTGGCCGGCATCGCCGAAGAGCGCAATTCCCACGCGGTTGAACAGGTGCCCGCCGCGCCGTAGCAGCACGGTGCGCTCCAGCTCGAGGTTCACCGCCACCAGCCCGTCGGCGGAGAGCCGCGGGTCGAAGCCCCGCAGGTTGCCGCCACCGGGGGCGTGGTAGTTCACGTCGGGACGCACCAGCAGCGCGCCGTCGGAGCGCAGGAAGGGGTTGCCGAAGCGCTCCAGCGGATCGGCACCCGCGACGTAGACCTGCCGCTGCTTCACGGCCGAGGCGCCGCTGGTGCTCACCCCGCCGAAGAGCCGGAACCCGAAGCTCCAGCGCGCCGGCCGGCCGGGCGCCGCCGCGCCGAGGGCCCGGCGGGCCTCCAGCTCCAGGGTGCCACGGCCGTAGACGGGATCGAGGTCGGTCCGCCCGGTGGCGGCGGCGAGCCCGTCCGGGTTGTAGGCCAGGCCGCCGGCCACCCCGAAGCGGCTGGCGAGGTTCCAGCCGTTCACCTGGTCGGTGACGCCCGCGGCCAGCCCGAGCTCCACCGTCCCGGCATCGTCGTAGTACCCGGGCTCCAGGTAGCGGGCGTCGTCGGGCACGTGCCAGGTGAGCGAGGCGCCCATGGTGTGGGTGGGCCCGAAGCTCAGGTGCGGCCGGCGGGTCTGCTCCACCGCCAGCCGGGCGCCGTAGCGGCCCTCGACGTTGTAGCCCTCGAGGGTCTGCGACAGCCCGGGGGCGCGCAGCGCCGTGGGGTTGCGCATCCGGATCAGGAAGTCGGAGTCCTTCACGTCGCGATCGGACTCCCAGCCGGTGCCGTAGCTGAACATCGAGAGGTTCTGCTCGAACCGCCCGAAGTAGTCCTCCCGGGTCCGGAGGCCGAGGGTGATGCCGGCCGCGTCGTTGTACCAGGCCACCGGCATGGTGCCTTCGGTGCGCCGGTCGCGGGCGGTGCGCTGGCTGAACCCGGTGTCGAGGTACCGCTCCCGCTTCGGCTCCCGGGTCACGATGCCGAGAAAGCCCTTGCGCCAGGTGTTGTTGAGCATGTTCCAGTCGCCGGTGCGGACCCGCGGATCGAGCCGCACCTCGCGCGGCTTGGAGCGGGTCTGCACCGTGACCCACTCGGCGGCGGCGAGCCCGTCGGTGCGGACCATCGCGGTGTCGGACGCGCCGAAC encodes:
- a CDS encoding 4Fe-4S dicluster domain-containing protein; the encoded protein is MLIPGLPDFSDRRALFRGTFGKWLEDVVEKAERRVSPERHLRPPGALPEMAFLAACTRCGECISACPPFALRKVPASSGFGAGTPYIDPELQACTVCETMPCVAACPTDALTLPPQGWAGYRLAALELVPERCVTFAGTPCRACADACPVGERALAIDADGHPVLKAEGCVGCGVCVRACITRPSSFLLHPLEG
- a CDS encoding NTP transferase domain-containing protein, whose product is MQVIIPLAGKGTRLRPHTHLVPKPMLKVAGRPVMDWVMDKLAGLSVSEIIYITGHLKEQVEQYARAHYKYPSRFIEQRVQDGTAGAINLARPYVKEPVLIIFVDTVFEADLTLINRTTADGIIWAKEVEDYQRFGVVVTDGDGFMTKIVEKPSTPISKLANIGLYYIKDTAALWQGIDHVLQSPANKGEFYLTDAFQHMIDHGRKILTAEVGGWYDCGKLDTLLETNEILLRQGSARRREFPGVTIHDPVLIQDGVTIEHSTIGPNVTLEAGTRVVNSRLEHTIVGERGSILDSTLRHSMLGDRVAVRGFKGSTTLGDDSEVTGAS
- a CDS encoding cupin domain-containing protein — its product is MAEVPYRVDKPWGYELVWARTDKYVGKILHVKAGHVLSLQYHNRKDETMHVLSGELILRTQPGDTLLARPFKAGESVHIPPTLIHQIEAVVDTDVLEASSPELDDLVRLQDRYGRS
- a CDS encoding DUF885 domain-containing protein encodes the protein MSATADLFQGYLDLRWHFDPAAASGQGVTAHDHRLADYSLDRMREHLVAFKAIAAAAEQIEVEDPQEEIDRTAFLDEVRITIARFERERPHVHDPSFWLGHLYGAFQSLLRRRNGHTRERGLALLGRLKATPAYLRAARETLKDPPRVFLETASQLAAVGPRLLADVAGTVRDSDPELAGPADDALSEAEGALTRFSMALGGDLAAHHDDLSFAIGEDQFNRRLHHEHALRAGAPELYRYGMHLADEAAAEVRTLAAQIDPRVPWQTVVERLRVQSAPGPDLVGAFRDTVERARHFLEARDLVTLPPQPLEVIETPAFLRPLMPFAAYSPPAAFGDYPTGTFYVTSPAAGQPAAAAGCSLHEIASTVVHEAWPGHHLQLSVARNSPSDVRRVSWTPVTVEGWALYCEELMAEQGFFASVEERLFQRLHLLWRAVRIVLDVGLHTRGMTPEQAADILVDRVAMDRAKARAEVSRYCAWPTYQLCYAVGRREFLHLREAWRGAAGPGAPLREFHDTVLAYGGLPVSLIRWGMGLGIDE